In Brassica napus cultivar Da-Ae chromosome C2, Da-Ae, whole genome shotgun sequence, the sequence AAGGTTTGTTTCATTCTCTTTACACACATTCTTGTGAGTTTTAGGCATAATAGCTACGTAGAATCAACATAACCTAACGTAAAGAACACGTTTTCTTCAGGACGGGAAAGTTGCTGTCTTCAAAAAATCTCAACCTATTCCAGCTGAGAACAACGAACCAGTGAAGGTTGTTGTAGCTGAGACCCTTGACGATATAGTGTTGAAGTCTGGAAAGAATGGTGAGCACATTTATAAACTGTagtagtgttttttttatttcttgcaaaacaaaaactgatacaaaacatcaattttatcTGTCAGTCTTGATCGAATTCTATGCACTATGGTGTGGACATTGCCAAAAAATTGCCCCTATCTTGGACGAAGTGGCTTTGGCGTTCAAGAACGACCCAAGTGTGATCATAGCAAAACTAGTAAGCTTGATCTATGTTTCTTCTTGTTGTTCTACATGTTATCTCAACTTTGATTTGTCCTAAACACAAATGTATGTTGGTGTGTAGGACGCAACCGCAAATGATATCCCAAGTGAACCCTTTGATGTGAAAGGTTTCCCGACCATTTACTTCAGATCAGTGAGTGGAACCGTTGTAGCGTACGAAGGAAACAGGACAAAGGAAGACTTCATAAGTTTCATTGAGAAGAACAAGCCAACAACTTCTCATGTTGAAGATACTACTAGTAGTACTAAAACTGAGGAACCTAAGAAGATTGATGCATCGGATACAAAGGACGAGCTGTAAAAGTcttgtttatttttgaaatttgagtAGGAGcttattcttcttctccatatATCCATCagagtttttttcttataaaataaaaaatttatagtcTTTTCCGCTTTACTCTTTCAGTCATTGGAAATTTGGAACTAACTAGTAACAAAAGTTACGATCAAATAAAACCTATTATGACAATTTCGGTAGTTTTGAAGTCTctcccattttttttttgtcaaaccacTTGCATTAAATCAAATCGAACCAGTTCAAACAACATTTAGCAATCTAGAAAGGCTTGATTTAGCTAGAGTATCAGCCTGAGAGTTTTCTACACGAGGAATAAAAACAACCGACAACGGACAGAAGAGAGTGGCAAGGCTTTTGACATCCTGGAGGACACCTGCAATCTCATTCAAATCCATCCCTGCATCAAGGGTCGAAACAAGGACCTGAGAGTCCGAGAACACTTGAAGGCTTTACAGATTTAACTCCTGCGCCTTCTTTAGAGTTTCACGCAACGCCAACGCTTCCGCCATCAAAGCAGAGCACACGTGTGAGCGATTTGAGGAGCCCCTGCAAAGCACTTCCCCTGCTGCTGTCTTGATGATCCAGCCCATTCCTCCTGCTTTTGAGGTTTCCTGCCAAGCACCATCGATCCAACAAGAAGGGACTGAAGGGAGACGTTTGCTTACTGGCGCTTTGTTGCCCTTCTTCTTACTTTTCTTGGCATAGCCCCTTCCCATTCCCTTGCATCTGACACCGCCTTGGAGATAACATCTTCAACTTGGAAACATTTGTCTTCAAAGATCAATTTATTTCTTGCAGTCCAGATATTCCACAATAGCCATGTCGTGAGCGGGGAGGCCATTACGCCTACCGGAGGGAGGGAACCTTTTGTAACATTTGTTGACAGCCAATCTCTAAACGTTTCAGTTTCAGATACTCTGTCAACAGGTGTTACGAGGGGGCTTTGGTCCAGACTTCTACCGTAAAAGGGCAATCTAGAAAGAGATGAGTGATGGTTTCCAGCTCTCCACACCTTTTGCAAGCCAACTCAGAATGGATTCCTCTGGTAGCGAGGAGTGCTCCCACCGGCAATGCATTGTTTAAAGTTCTCCATATGAAGTGATGCACTTTTGGTGAAGTATGGAGCTTCCATACATGTTTCATCCAGTTGAAGGGATCCTGAGATAAAGcattttttccttcaaaaatatttttataatctgACTTTGTTGTGTAGATCCCTGAAGGTTCAGGTAGCCAGACTTGCTTGTCCACTGGTTTTGATGAGCTTGGAATAATGAGCCTGATTTGATCCTCATACTGAGGTAAGTGGAGGTGAATTTTTTCCAGGTCCCAATCATTGGATTGTTGATTCAACAGATCTGTCACTCGAAGGTTCTGATTGTCAAACGTTGGTGGCCCTATCGGAGCTACAGGCTCTGAAGTGGAGAGCCAATGATCCGACCAGACTTTGATAGTTTCTCCATTTCCAATAATATAGCCCAGTCCCTTCTTTAAAACTTCTTTCCCCGCCAAAATACTAGACCACCCATGAGAGGAACCTGATTTCTCCACACTATCTAAAAAGGGTTCATCTGGAAAGTATTTGCCTTTCAAAACTTGGGCAAGAAGAGAGTTCGGATTACAGAAGATGCGCCAGCTGAGCTTTCCCAATAGGGAGTCATTGTAATCTTCTATGTTCTTGAATCCAAGACCTCCCAAGTATTTAGGTTTGGCCATTCCACTCCAAGCCACCCACGCAATCTTCCTCTTATCTGGGGAACTATCCCACCAAAATCTAGTGAGAATGGACTGGATTCTTTTGCATAGAGAGACCGGGACTTTAAAGCTGGACATTGAATAAGTTGGGAGAGAAGTCAGAACTGACTGCAGCATAACATGCTTCCCTGCTCCCGATAAGAACCGGGTAGTCCAAGATTGAGCTCGTTGTCGGATGTTGTCCACCATTCCCGTGAAGACATCTCTTTTGCTTCGACCAAAGGTTTCAGGCAGGCCCAAGTATTTTCCCATTCCCCCTTCGTGATTGATTCCCAACCTTTCTTTCACTCTGATTCGGATACTTTTCGGAGTCTTCGAGGAAAAAGTAATTGTAGACTTCTCCAGGTTGATGCACTGTCCTGAACTCAGCTCATATCTTCGGAGGATTGCTCTCAAGGTCCGACAGTTTCTTTCGTTAGTTTTGCAAAAAAGCATCGTGTCGTCCGCGAAGAGGAGGTGATTCACGTACGGGCTTTTTTGCGAAACTTGTAGACCGAGAAGACTGTCGTTCCTCTGAGCGTTCGTACACAATCCCGACAACACTTCCGTACACAAAATGAAGATATATGGGGAGATTGGATCACCTTGGCGAAGTCCTCTAGAGGGAGTGACTTTACCGTACGGGGTCCCGTTAATAAGGAATGAATAACTCACTGTGGTAACACACTCCATCACCCACTGGATCCAGATTCCTCGGAACCCTAGTCTCTTCAGGACCGCTTCGAGAAATCCCCACTCGATTCTGTCATACGCTTTACTCATGTCAGTTTTAACAACCATGGAGCATCTCTTCTTAGCCCCTGACGTCTTCAGATAATGAAGGGTTTCATGAGTGATCAATACGTTTTCTGAAATCGCTCTTCTAGGAACAAAGGCAGACTGATGGTGCGAGATCAGCTCTGGGTGATATTGTTGCAGTCTGCGAGTGAGGATTTTTGCAATGATTTTGTATCTGACGTTGCAAAGCGCGATCGGGCGATAGTCTGCTGCCGCCTTAGGGGCCGTGATCTTAGGAATCAAGCAGACGTAGGTCTCATTGATCTTCGGGTTCATAGAACCTGACGTGAAGAAAGTCCGAATCTCTCGGTAAATGTCGGTACCCAACAGGTTCCAAAGCGAATGGTAAAAGCTTGATGAAAATCCATCTGCTCCTGGCGCCTTATCCGCATGAATAGCAAAGGTAGCTAATCTCACTTCTTCTTGATCTGGGATTTGGCAAAGCCTATCATTCATTTCTGGCGTGATTCTTTCTGAGATTGTTTCCTCGACTGAGCGAAACTCCGAGCCTCCATTGGTGGTAAACAGGTTCTGATAAAATTCCGCAAACACCTTCCCCACGTCCTCTTCCTCATGGACCGGGGTACCTTCAGCATCTTCTATGACCGTTATCCTGTTACGAGCTTTCCTCCCCTTTGTCACCGCATGAAAGAACGCACTATTTCGGTCTCCCTCCTGCAGCCACATGATCCTACTTCTTTGCCTCCAGAACAATTCTTCAGCCTTGTACGCTTTTATGAGCTCTTCCGAGATCTCTGCTATTCTGCTAACATTCGGTGTGGCCGCTGATAGCTCTGTCTCCAGCTTTGCTTGCTTTTGTAACACTTCCTTAGCACTGATTTCCTTCTGGATTTTAGACCACTTGATGAGCTCATGCCTGCACCCCGAGATTTTGAACTCTACTCTTTCCTCTATTCCTTGTCTCCAAGCTGTTTCAATGATTCTCCTAGCTTCCTCATTCTCATTCAACCTCCTGCCATATCTGAAAGGTTTCCTTTTCTTCACTTTATGAGACTCAAGGTAGGTAATGAGGGGGCGGTGATCAGAACCCTCAAATCTGAGGTAGTTACAGCTTCCAGACGGGAACATATCAAACCATTCTACATTCGCTAGCGTTCTGTCTAACCGTGATTTGATATCATGAGTGTGCCGGCGGCCTCTCCAGGATAATTGGTTACCTGTGTGTTTCACATCCCAAAGACCATTTGTAGACACAAAGCTTCGAAACGGGATAAAAGATCCTTCACATCTTGTTGGGCCTCCTTCCTTCTCTGAGTTGTCAAGAGTATCATTAAAGTCTCCAGTAATGGCCCAAGCCTCATCTCTTCCTTGGCCCATAAGCGAGATCTCCTCCCAAAACTTCGCTCTATTCTCCTGCTGGGGGGCCCCATATATAAAGGTCATGTAGAAGGTTTTCTTTTTGTAGCTAATCTGCGTATCAATGTAGTTGGAGGATGAACTACGCACTGAAAGATTAACTTCATTCTTCCACAAGAGGGCTAGCCCTCCACTAAGACCCAAGGGTGGTATTATGAAGTGTTGATTATATTCGGGAGATTGCAGTTTTGAGAGTACAAAAGCAGTTTGATTCTTAGTCTCCATTAGATACAAAATATCCGGGGCTTGAACACGCTTCAGCTCCCGAATTCTAGGAAATGTCAGGTCTCCTCCTAAACCTTGACAGTTCCAACTTAGTACAGCTAAGGAATCTGGTCTGatggattttgaaaatccaTCCTACCTCTGCTTGTTCCGACTCCACGCACCACTGCCGGTGTATCATCATCCTTATAAAAAGGTAAATCTTGGCTCTGAGCGTTCCTGTCCACACATAATTTCTCTCGAGCCGGTGGCATCGCTCTTGCTGCAAGCTGTTTAGATGCTTTGGCTCCTTGGATAGGGCTTCTATTCCCCCGAGTTCTGGAAGTACCAGTTATTTTAGCTTGACCGTTCTTTTTAGCTGGTTGTACTGGTTGGCCAGTCTTCTTCCTTGTAGCTCTTGGGGGGTTGCTTCTTTTGCGCGTACCCGAGTCGGGACCCAATATCAGGGCCGCAGGATTCCTCATACTTTCAGTCTGAATTGCCGGGCTTAAGAGGTTCAGAGGCTGCCTTGCTGAGCCTTCAGCTACATGCGGGCTTTGGTGTTCTTCTTCAGCATATCACACTTCCACATCTTGGAGTCTTGCAAGGAGAGAGGTAGAGAGACCTGTTGTTCTTTGTGGTTCTTGTGTAGGGGCTTCTATTCTTTCCAAAGCAGAGACCCTGCCAGCAGAGGGGTTATTGTTCTCTACGGGAGGTTCGAGTCTTTCCAAGGCTGGGATTCTGCCTGAGGAGTGGTTATTGCCTTCTTCTATTCTCGCCAGCGCCGAGATTCTTTCACGAGAATGACTGATCACTTCACCTTGTTCCTGGGCCACCGGTAATATCATTTCCTCTCTGGGAGGTCTTGGTGGAGGTGTTCTTGAGCTTTGGGATTTCTGACTCATTGAAATATTCCTTCGATCCTCCCCACTTCTATGAGAAGGGGAAGGACCCCTAGAAGCTCTCCTAGTTGGAGAACGGTGGTGTGATGGGTAGCTGTGATGGGAGGATTGGTCCCTGACAGGAAGACGACCTCGATCACCTCGCTGTTCCCCTTGATACCTCTGGTCTCTATCTCTGGAGTTGAAAGATCTTGATACTTCTAAGTGGGGGTAACGACTCCTCTCTGGTTCCTGTAGTCTCGAGTAAACCGACCTCTGATTATGGCGTAGTTCTCTAGAATCCCAATCTCTATCTCTGGAGTGTAGAGAATTTGATTTTCTAGCATCATGCTTGCGATGATGCTCTTCCAATTTCCTCAGCGTATTTTGTTGACTGATGCCTTGAGAGATGTCTTGCGTGATAGCTTTTTCCCTATTGGAAGGGCAATTTTCTTTCTCATGACAGAGAGAGAAGCATAGGAAACAATGCTTTTCAAGCTTTTCATACTCGAGATCGACTTCTAAGATTTCCTCCGACGAGAGTTGGATGGGAAGTCTCATCTCTAAATTTTTTAACCCATCAATAAGGATTCTGATTCTTCCATGGTCTACATCCTTGTCTAGGATCGTCCCAAGCTCTTTACCTATGGCCTCCAGTGTGTCAATAGTCCAATAGTGGAGTGGGAGACCATGAATACGAATCCAAAAAGCTATCTTTCTTGGGAAGGAGTTGGAGACTACTGGTTCCCATCTCTGTAATAGGATCATCCAACGTTTGTAGTGGTAGGGACCTTTCTTCAGTACCGTTTGAAGGGCTTCTTCTGAGGTGAAGCGGATCTAAAAGAGTTCTGGTCCTAACTCCCTGCCGGTTAATTCTCCTTCCACGCTCCAGTACTGGATGAGCCAGTCAACCACCCATTGTGTCTTCTGAACTGCTGGGTTTGTCACTCTCCCTATCAGAGTGAGTTTGTTGTCTTCAATAAGTGCTGAGTTGTCACTTCGAGGTATCTGGACTGGCCTTCTGCGCTCTGTTCTCGTCGGGTCATCAACCCACTTGCCTTTTTCGGATTTGGAGTATCTATGTGCCATACTTGAGAGAGAGCTGGGTCTTCTTCTTTATGAGGATTTTGTGAACTCCTAACCTGTAGAGATTTGTGAAAGATATCCTCAACTTGAGGTAAATATGAAGATTCTGAAGAACTCAGTAACTAATGGGGTTTAGAAACTTTAACTGTTCGCAACTCTTGAAGAAACACCCGTAGCTACAAACTTTCCTACAAGTACACCTAAGAAGGAGAGGATGCCTCTAAGATTAGCCCACTGTAGGAGAGTCACCATCCTGAGATCTATCAGTTGATCGGAGCAGAATTTAAATTGCAGCTTTTTAGGTCGTCGGAGAAACAGTAGCTACGGCCGGGCTCATCTTTTCTTGCGGTGGAAACGGTGGTGAATTAATGCTGCGGATTAGGTGGCCGATCATTGGGGATTGTGCCTGGGAGAAAAGTGCTCTCTCACGAAGTCTCTCCCATTAAAACTAATGAAATAAGAGAAGTTTCTCTCTTAAAATCTCTCTAAAAAATGGTTGAGAAACTTGTATGAGATTTGTCTATATGTCACTATTCTAGATTTCCTTTTATTTAAAGTAATGTTTATAGTGTTCCAAATAaagtaattttaatatttatattgttataagataagcattgaaatgatcatccacttctttaccaaactcaagcactatgatcatccactcctttaccaactcaagcactatgatcatctactcatcaagcactatgatcacccactcatttaccaaattaagcaccatttttgttattttatgtattgttgttcactataaataccatcactcatctcactcttttatacaccaaaaaaacaagaacaagagtttataatcaaacaatcattacatcttcttcttcctccttatTATAAACTATCTCCCTTATATTAGTGTtgtttgcttcctacgggtattaaattctacacttatttaaatttctcgatacaataaattataagttatttcataacacatTATCAGCATGATCGTTCtgcaattcggtaaaatttattgtatcatatatactctgctataatggtcggtataccgcctgtaatattatttatattatgttataatggccggaataccgccaatattatttattaatattttaattaatttattggtcggccgagccgccttatattctatttattgttaactggacggccgaaccgcctttattttctgtttgttgttaacTAGTCGGCTGAGCcaccttatattttgtttattgctaattggtcggccgaaccgccgtataatttatttattattctgcattgaccggctgagccgtcgcataatttattatcataacaaaaaatatttattcaccataatttttatttttatcaaaattttatgaaatttaatagatttgattgatcgtttaatacgatattttcagactgatttttagtgcactcgatttaaccccaacggtcacaaagaaaaaatttcaaaatttttttctttttcaaacggctatgaacagtattttcatctataaatacaactcattcttCACTTCATTcactcatccaaaacatttcatctcctctcaaaattttcaaatcgcCATATTTCGGTTTTTCAATCGCAATGAAGATGAGTCGCttagctttaattttatgtgcgatttatattttttcggctatgtattttatttttgttggagAAACCACTGATGAATATTTTGGCATTAACATCGCCTTATGtttgtttacattatatttacttgttatttcttgtatgattaatgtaaacggtttttaaattatgaagttcataataaatggttcattttaaaattgagaaattctaaaaaaaaaaatatatatatatatatatagtcattttagacgatgatatatatatatatatatatcaacgcttgtctatatgtaagaataatagttatttgatgaattaaattttgcttattatactttaatatgcttcatggtttaatggtattaaggaaacatactttatgattcatggtctaacatcataaaagaaattatttgtaatcggttagttttgtagtcgattagtctttggtctaatatcataaaagaatttggattatatgttgatatttactaatgtaatggccatgtttatatgagcaaaatttaaagttttcaggattgtgtattctctcggaaagatatgtacaagttatcagccaattcagaaacgtgaacagctgaaactttcatcgccgatatacttctgtttataagataagtatttttatgctttatatacaagtttaacaaacttgattagataaatcaatttgcatgaagttggcagtgatataaatttgttcattaaattgattgataggttaaactttgttaaaaagcatgagagtaataatatagtctatataataattactatgaaagttttatttattttctgatataataagacacctttgttaatacatatttatatatatttgaaatattttgattttattaccatttatattgaggattttaagtttaaagcttgactctaaaagatccataagttttggagaataatatatataaaaaaggtattatcacctgaagtgattacctaaagctcattttgtattttgcatttaaagattacaagacctgaagtctgtaaataaagccaactatgttggatgttaagtttaaaagtaaaatttcttcaataaattttttatgatgcatatatattgaaaaatatctattgataaatcacgtctagttgattatgattcattctcctgaagagaatatgacatttatACCCTTTTAGACGTGAGCATTGGTCAAGAAAATGAACATAAAAGTGGTTTTAGACGTAAGCATAAATGAGGTCAAggtccaaagagtttctttatagaactcatactctcacttaaagttgagaaaataaacatggtaataaagaaaagaaattatgaattcatctgaagatgaaagaaaatttattgtgtgtacaatacaaggtagtaaaaacttatagaatgcttaaaaagaggatctatatgatgctccagaagtgtacatagtattactgcacataaaaattcaatttaaagttcttaagaatgcaatttaaagttcttaaggtattgtatttttataagtatcaaaagttaaaaggatctacgaaaaatacataacccatgtaggatatggtgttgattaagaaaatgagatacattcgagattgataaacctgtagtattatcatctcgaggggaagagttaaagaatctcactttttatgataagtcaaacatccagaagattatgtttacactaaaactaagattgatgaatttttctcaaagtaaatccatgagattttgagacacttatgttgagacaataagcaaacgaaatgatatatacatttcaatcagaaataattctcaaagcagtataagtattttagagaaaatatctacagcctcttatatattgtactacacaaagattagtataatgaagataaatgtatagtaaactagaagtttacatttggcatgaatcagttagaccattttggttcattaataatgcgaatatatacttaaaggtcatatgcatagtcatataagaaccagaagattcttccgaa encodes:
- the LOC125582300 gene encoding serine/arginine repetitive matrix protein 2-like, with amino-acid sequence MRLPIQLSSEEILEVDLEYEKLEKHCFLCFSLCHEKENCPSNREKAITQDISQGISQQNTLRKLEEHHRKHDARKSNSLHSRDRDWDSRELRHNQRSVYSRLQEPERSRYPHLEVSRSFNSRDRDQRYQGEQRGDRGRLPVRDQSSHHSYPSHHRSPTRRASRGPSPSHRSGEDRRNISMSQKSQSSRTPPPRPPREEMILPVAQEQGEVISHSRERISALARIEEGNNHSSGRIPALERLEPPVENNNPSAGRVSALERIEAPTQEPQRTTGLSTSLLARLQDVEV